The stretch of DNA AACCCATTTTGTATGAATGCCTTGTTTTTTTGCTCAATTGCTAATGCTTTGCCTTCGATTTTGCCTTCAATTTTGCCTTCAATTTTGCCTTCAATTCTGCCTTCGATTTTGCCTTCGATTTTGCCTTCGATTTTGCCTAGTTCTTTACCTAGCTCTTTACCCTCCGCAATTCCCTCCATCTTTCCTATTTCTTTCCCTAAGGCTTTGCCCTCCGCAATTCCCTCTATCTTTCCTATTTCTTTTCCTAAGGCTTTGCCCTCTGCAATACCCTCTATCTTTCCTATTTCCTTTCCTAAGGCTTTGCCCTCTGCTATTCCCTGAATAAGGCCCTCCTGGATTAACAAGTCATATGAGCTCATTACTATTTTTTTAGTTTCGCCTGAAAGTGTCATAGCTAATTCATTTAGGTTTTGCCTACTAATTTCGGTGCGTATTCCGATCGGTCTGACCCCCCAGTTCCGATTTGGTCTGACCCCCCAATTCCGGGGCTTTGACCCCCCTAAGTTTTGAAAAGGATTGAGGGTGATTCCGGAGCTTTGACCCCCCCTGGAATTTGTAGATACATACGAAAAAAAAGGTCATTTTGATTGCTTAATCAAGCAACCGGAAATGGCAATAATTAAACGTATGGATCAAGTAAAAAGCATTATCAAAAATTATCTGAGTACCCGTTCGATTAAGGCTACGGCCCGTCAACTAAAAATATCGAAGAATACGGTACGCGAGTATCTGCGTCGCAGCCAAGCTTATACGGAGGATATAGGGCAGCTTTTATTGTTAGATGATGATCAACTTAAGGTTATCCTGTATGGCACCCATACGCCTAGCCAAACGGACCGCAGCGCTACCTTATCTCAACAGCAGGACTATTGGATAAAAGAATTACGTCGAGTAGGTGTAACGCGGCAGTTGTTATGGGAAGAATACCGGGTGGAACATCCAGATGGTTATGGTTATAGTCAGTTTTGTGAATATCTAAAAAGAGGGATTGGCCGCAAAGATCTTACGCTGAGTTTGAACCATGTTCCAGGTCAAGAACTGATGGTAGATTTTAGTGGAAAGAAACTTGAGTGGGTAGATCTCAGTACGGGCCAAGTCCATTCATGTGAAGTCCTGGTAGCGGTGTTTCCCCATAGCCATTATGCATTTGTCATTGCCTTGGCTAGTCAACAGCTTGCCCATTTTGTGCATGGTCTGAACCAAGCGCTGTCATTTTTTGGTGGCCTTCCTCAGGTCCTCTTATCGGATAATTTAAAATCTTATGTTACCAGGGCCGATAGATATGAACCCACTTTCACCCAATTATGTGAGCAATTAGCTGCCCACTATCAATTGGACTTACAGGCTACCCGAGTGGGTAAACCCAAGGATAAAGCCAGTGTGGAAAATGCTGTAGGTGTGGTCTATAACCGTATTTATGGCCCTTTAAGAAATGAAGTCTTCTCCAGTTTAGCGGCCCTAAACGAGGGCATTAGAGAACAACTTGATCGGCACAATGCCAAGGCTTATCAAAAAAAAGAAGGGAGTCGACAAAGTATTTTTCAGACCTACGAACGCCCACAAATGAGAGATCTTCCCAGCGATTTATTTGAGATCAAGAAAATAACCCGTGCTAAAATCCAACTCAATTACCATGTTTTTATCGGAGAAGAAAAGAATTTTTACTCCGTTCCCTGCCAGTATGTAGGCCAACAAGCACAGATCATTTATACCCCTAAAGTAGTGGAAGTCTTCCTCAACAGTGAGCGCATTGCCTTGCACCAAAGGTTGGAGGGGCGGGGTAGCTATCATTATCAGACCCAAGAACAGCATATGCCCAAACACCATCAAGAATGGAAAAAAAGTCTGGGTTACGACGCTGAATATTTTTTGACCCAGGCCAAACTAATAGGCCCAGCCACCCACTGGGCTATTCAGTTGGTACTGGTCTCCAGAATCCATCAAGAGCAATCCTACAACAGTTGTAAAGGCATCTTACACCTCACTAAAAAGTACTCTAAGGAACGATTAGAACAAGCCGCACTACGTTGTCAAAAGGTCAGTAGAGTCAGTTATAACATGCTCAAAAGAATCCTGCTCCTTGAATTGGATCAGGTCGAGGAACAACCTGCTCAACTCAAACTACCACTACATGATAATATCCGTGGCCCTCAACAGTATCAATAAATAGTATTCAACTCAAAAAAAAAGAACATGAAAAATGTATCCCTGCAAAGGATGAAGCAACTCAAATTAATCGGAATGGCCAATGCTTATGAGGCTATATTGGGCTTGCCTATCAACCAGCAACCCGAAGCACATCAACTCTTGGCTACCCTGCTAGATGCAGAGCATGACAACCGGTCTAATAAAAAAATGCAAATGTTTGTAAGACTCAGCAAACTCCGATATCAAGCCACTTTACCTGATATTGATTGCGATCAACAGCGAAATCTAAGTAAAGAAAAACTCCTCAAATTAGCCGATTGCTCCTACATCCAAAGGGGAGAAAATATCCTCATCACCGGGGCAACCGGTTGTGGTAAATCCTATCTGGCATGTGCCCTAGGTCATCAAGCTTGCGTCTTAGGTCACAGAACCCTCTACTTCAACATGAATCGATTAACCGAACAAATTGCCCTGGCAAGAACCGATGGATCACTCCTCAAGTGGTTGGACAGAATTAAAAAAGCAGCACTCATTATCTTTGATGATTTTGGTCTACAACCCATTACACCAGCCATCAAACTGATCCTCTTACAAATACTCGAAGACCGATACGAAGCAGCAGCTACTTTAATCTGCTCACAACTACCCGTCAACAAGTGGTATGAATATTTTGATGAACCTACTTTAGCTGATGCTATTTTGGATAGAATTATTCCTAAAGCACATCGAATAGATTTGAAAGGAAATAGTTTAAGAAAACCAGCAAAAAGTTTATCTTAACATTTGCCTTTTCGTAGGTATCTTCTCAGGGGGGTCAGACGACCGGAATGGGGGGGTCAGACGTTTCCGAATATGCAAATTTCGGCATTTTGTAGAAAATAAACAATCATTCCTTCGATTAAGTTTCTTTTGGTATGATCACCAATCTTGTTTTCCATGTTCATTAATATTTGGGTAAAATGTTGTTCTGGTTGTGATTTTATAGATTTCATCAATAGCAGTATACTGCTGAGCAAATCAGCAGTTAGGGCCATAAGTTCTCCATCCGGGATCTGGTTAATGTCTGTCAAGCAGTAATCAAAACTTGGGATAAAAGGATGAAACACATCGCTCTCGGTTAAAAAATAGTTTTTAAAAGGTCGCTTAGTCCATTTTTGTTTTCCTTGATAGACTACAATTGGGATAATAGGCGTCAACCCCTTCTTTTGTTTGAATTGATTTTCCCAATATTCTAATTGATATCGCAGGAGCTGAATATGTGGATAAATAGGAATATCGTTTTTATGTTCAAACAATAAAGCTACCTCAATTGGTTTGCCTTCATTGGTTAGACATTGATAGACCAAATCTGAATAATATTGCTTCAGTTTTGGTGTAACAAATGATTGGTTAGAAAGCTTTAATTTGGCTAATTGCAAAGATGCAACCAGTCTTTCTGGTAAAAAATGCTTGATGTATTCCCTTGATATATCTATATCAGAGAAGGCTAACTTAAAGAAAGCGTCGTGTGAGAGGCGTTTTTTAGACATGAAGCAAAAGTAGAAAAAAAAATCATAAAAAGCAATAGTGTGCAGAAATAAATTTCTTATAATTATTAATTTCTTATCCCTTTTCAATTTTTTCTAGAAAAAAAATGATACAAAACAGGCACCACATATAAACTGGCCCATGTCCCGAGCGCCAAACCGCCAATAACCGTATAAGCAAGCGGGCGCTGCAATTCTGCCCCTAATCCGATGGAAAACAATACCGGTATAAGTGCTAATATAGTAGTTAAAGAGGTCATCAAAATAGGGCGGATACGGCGTTGGCCTGCTCCGTGGATAGCCATTCCAAGGTCGCCATTGGCCACCAGCAAACGATTCATCATATCTACTTTGAGGATGGCATCATTGACCATAATACCACTCATGACAATGACCCCAGTAAGGGAAACAATATTCAAACTTTCGCCAGAGAACCAGAGGGCTATGCCTGCCCCTCCAATGGCTATTGGTATGGTCAACAGTACAATTATAGGTTGCAACAAAGATTCAAATTGTGCAGCCAGGATAAGGTACAACAACATCAATGAAATAAGGAACACCCCCATTAATTCCTTGATGAGGCGCTCATCCTCAAAAACCTGTCCTGCAAAGTGGGCACTAAGCTGGCCGCTTTTGCCTATCCATTGCTTAATATCCTGCAAAAGCTTGGCGCTATACTGATCCAATGCAATGGGATAAGCCGCTCCGCCCCGACCTGCCCAAATCTCTTTATAAGCTTCGCCTCGTTGTATATCAAGGAAAATACTTAACGGAACGGTTTCTCCTTTTTGGTTGGAAACGCTTGTCTGCGCGATGAGGTCAAAAAAACCAGTTGCTGGCGTACTCAATTGAATAGGAATATATTGATCCGCTACCTTTAAGGTCGAAATATGATGCTGGTTAAAGAGGATCTGCAATTGACTATAAATGGCCTGATAGGAAACACCATAGCGCAAGGCTTCTTCCAGAAGTATTTGCACAAAATACTGAGTCTGCAAAGGAGGTAAACGGTAGGTGATACCTTGTTTTTCCAAACTATCCAGTAAAAATTGAACCGTCGATGGGACAGGAATACCCGCTGTTGAAGCCATTTGTAAATAAACACTTAAAGGGGCTGCTGGCTCTCCAAAAATTTCATCAAATAAGGTTTTGATGGGTGCTATGGTAGCATTAGCCGTTGGGTAATTTTGCTTGATATGGGTCGTTATTTTGTCAGCCATACTCGTCGCTGAAGTCGCTGTATAGAGCATAACTGCTGCTTCATTGATCCCCTGGTTATCCTGCGCAAGCAAAAACTGTTGTTCTCCTAAATAAACCTGGCTGGCACTCAGTTCCTCCGCCAAAACGGAGAGCAGTTCCTTGACACGCCTTTCATTTTCGGACAAACTTATATTTTCATTCCAATCCAGTCCTAAGGTATATCCTTGTCGACTCAATAATGGAAAACGCTCCCTTCGCAGGTCTTTTAAGCCAACGTAAACACCTATGGTAGCACTTAAGACCAGAAACAGAAACAACCAACGAAAACGAAGTACCAGATCGACCGAACGTGCAAAAAGAGTGGTTCGGGAGCCTTCCGTTTTACCCTCGGCTAGGGGCATAGGGGCCTTTGAGGGTTCCAACAAATGAACCAGGGTTGGTAGTAAAATGTAGGCGACCAGCAAGGACGCCCCTAGCGCAATGGTGATCGATAGGGCCTGGTCATAAAACAGCCCTCCAGCTATGCCACTTAAAAAAATCAAAGGCAGAAAGACGGAACATGTCGTCAAGGCGGAACTAATTAAGGGACGAATGACTTCGTTCGTTCCCTCCACGCAGGCATCCATTAGACTATTTCCAGCGGCTCTAAATTGTCTGATATTTTCAATGACAATGATGGAATTATCTATCATCAAACCGACCCCGAGGATCAAACCAGCTAAAGAAATGGTATTAATGCTGATTTCGGCCAAATACAAGCCGAACATCGCTACGACCAGGGCTACAGGGATCGCCAACCCGATCAGGACAGGTGCCCGCCATTCCCGAAAAAACAGGAATAGGATTATAAAGGCAAAGAAGGCTCCATAACGCAGGCTATTCAGCAAGTTATCGATGGACACCTGCAATAATTCACTTTGGTCGTTAGATAACTCAAAATGCAGTTGGGGGTAATTCTGCTCCAAATCGGCGAGCAATACGGCAAAGTTTTGCTTTAAGTCAAATAGTCGGGCATTAGCTTGTTTGCGAATCGTGAAGACAATAGCCTCTTTTCCATTAAACAAGTATTTGCCCCGTGGCGCCTGGACACGCAATTCCACAAGTGCAATATCCTGCAATTGCAACAGCGTCCCTTCCTTTCTGAGAAAAACCTTGCGAATATCTTCGACAGACTGTAACCCCGAGGGAAATCGGATATTAAATTGATATTGACCATCTTGTATGAGTACATTTCCCAGTTCCAGTTCATTATCCCGAATCGCCTGTGCCAAATCATCCGTTGACCAACCCATTGCTTGCAGCTTGGCAAGGTCTGGTTGCACAACGATCTCCGGCTGTTGGAGGCCACTCATATCGACAAAGGCCACTTCGGCGAGCTGTTCGATCCGTCGTTTGATGAGTTGACGGGCAACGGTCGCCAATTCTACTTCCCGGCCTGTCTCTTTGGGAACCATGCTTAGGGAAAAAACGGGAATATCTGCAATATTGGCCTTAATGACCCGTGGTCGCTCCATATCGCGTGGCAACTGGGAGGCAATCAAGTCTATTTTTTCATTGACTTCAATGAAGGCCAGATCGGTATTCGTCCCAAATTCAAAATCCAACAAAATAGTGGCCTGGCCATTGCGGGTTTTACTTTCAATATCACTTAACTGATTGACTTGCAGTAGCTGATTGCGCAGTGGCTTGACAATATGGTCTTCCAATTCCTGCGCAGCTAAATCGCTATAACTTAATTGTACACTTATCCTCGGAATTGGAATATCAGGTAACAAGGAGATCGGTAACAAACGAATTACCCACACGCCCAGGATCAACAATCCTAGAAAACTCATTAAGACAGCGATGGGGCGGCGTAGGAGGAAAGAGAGCATGTGATGGTTACTTGAAAATTGTAGGTAATATTAACGTCATGTTTGCGTACTTGTGGTCTTTTATAGACTTGGGTGACAGGGTTTTACCAGGATGCTTGACTGTAAAGTTTGCTTTTCCACCTTTTCACGGGAAAAGGTGGAGCCAAAACCGCCGCCTGACGCATCTTCGGCTAAAACAGTCTTCCACTACGTTGCACAAAGAAGAAACTCGCCATTGGGTTTGGGTTATTACTCAAATATTTTTGATTGTTAAATATTTACAGTTGAGTTTGGTTGTTTCGAAGCTCAAACAGTTTTTTGTGCGGGCTCTTCGTTCCAGACTGTTTTTTAACGCCGAATCTGCTAAGGGCGGAGTCCTTCATTACAAACCTCTCGTTAATATTAGGTATTTCCTTGGTTTTCTGCTAATTTTTGTGCTTGTGATTTAGTTCCATATAAAATTGTCTGATGGAGGGCTTATTTCTCCATCACTTTCACCAATGCATCATGGTCCAAATTCAAATTCCCGCTATAGATAATGGTTTCATGTCCCTCTAAACCTTCCGTAATGGTCACTGACTCGTCATTTTCATGGCCGATCGTCACATAGTGCCATTTGGCCAGATTTGTTGCTTGCTCATAGCTAAAAACGACTGCTTTGTTGGAGCGCAAAACAACGGCTGTTTTCGGGATGATGAGTTGTTGTGGCACCTGTTGCTCCAGGATTACTTTTACATTCTGCCCCTCAAAGAGGCGAATAGAAGCGCTGCTCAGTCGGGCACGGAGGCTGACCAAGCCTTGTTCATCTACAATGGGATTAATCGCATTGATCGCTGCCGTCAGTTGGCCTTCGGGCAACGCAATCGGTTGGATCAGCAGCGCTTGTCCCAACTTGACTTGTAATGCCTCGGTTTCGAGTAGCTTGAAACTGACCTCAAAAGAAGTGGGATCGATGAGGGTGCATAATTCCTCTCCTGCATTCAAGCGCTGATAAGGTTTGACCTTTACATTAGCGATAACCCCAGAAAAGGGCGCAAAGACCTTGGTTTTGGCCAGTTCCAAGGTGGCTAATTGGATGGCGTGTTTGGCGCGGTCGTAGCCGCTGAGGGTCAGGATGAGCTTTAGCTTCTCGGGGCTCACAGAGGTATCTACCTCCGCTTGCCCGCCATTCGATAGCAGGAGGTCTTTCTTATTGACGTCGGCCTCATCCAAGGTAAGGTAACTTTGCTCCAGTTTCAGGTGGTGTTCTTGGTCTTCCAATCGCAATAGTAAGGCTCCTTTTTGCACAAAAGCGCCCTCTTGCAGCTGCATTTCAGCTATTTGTCCTGCTGTTTCTATGGTAATGGGAGTTTGTCGGGATGCCTGGAGCGTACCGGTAGTAATGACCCGCAGGGGAAAGGCTTTTTTTTGCACTGGGGCAATTTTTACTTCAATTGGTGGGGTTTGGGGCAATGGGTTGTTGGCTTCCGCTGGCATTTCTTGCGCGGCCTCAGGCCCACAGGAGGCCAGACAACTGGCCAGCAGAAGCGGAAGTATAAGTTTTATCATCGAATAGGCAACTGTCATATCTATTTATTTAGCATCATCAACAGGAGCTATTTTAATTTAACCAAAGCTAACACCGGATTATCATATTCTTTCAAATTAGCTACTGTTTTTTCAAAGATACTAAACATAGATGTGTTCCGTCTTTTTCCAATTTCTTCCTGGCTATTATTTCGTATCATACTTTCAAAATGATATTTCACATCCTCTGAGGGAATAATAAAAACCAAATAATCTTCATATGCGGTAATAGGTAAAAACCTGTCTTGCCCTACAGGTCCATAATCTAAATTATTATATTTATTGTCATAAATAGCTATTTTCTTAGTCTCTTTATCATAAAAGGCCCAATTAAATTCTTCCTTGAACCAGTAGGTGAATATAACGTATTTTGATGTTTGCAAAACGTTTACAATATGATAAATATGATCTTTATTGTCGTAAAGTAACTTTCGTCTTTGGCCCCTTTCATTGTTCATTGATAGTTGACTAAGCACAGCTTGGTTTACCCAGTTTGGGCCAAAATCAATGATATATTTCAAGGCTAAAGCTCCTTCCTTATAGCTATATATCTTATTTGACAAAAATGATTTAAATAAGTATTCTTCTTTGAAATTATTTGAAAAGTTATAATCTTTTATTCGGTAGTCCAAAAGATAAGGGGGTATAGGTTCTTCCTTTTGTAAAATATTATATTCAAAATCAGTCAAAAACAGATTATAATACCCCGAAGTATCAGGGGAGTCCACTCCATTTCCCATAAAAAACAAATAATTATTCTCACTTTTTTTAAATTTCCGAAATGGCTGAGGAGTAGCAATTTCCTTAACGATTTCCCCCGTGTTTATATCAAAAGTTACTATTTTCCGCTGGTAGTTGTCTAATATTTCAACAAATTCATTTTCGGCATCTATAAGGTAGTCATTGCCTGAAACGATCTTTCCAGGTCCTTCTCCAGGTGTGTTAATTCTAGAGATATACTCCCCTGTATTTGAAAAATGAAATAACGTTTCATATACATCAGCGTCTTGATATATATAAATATTATCACCGATAAATGATACATCAATCCAATCATTAGAAATATAACTATCTAAATCTGGTGCTTGCAATTGAATATAACGGATTGAGTCAGCTATTTCCGTTAAATTTATTGCTCTAGCTTTTACGGAAAAAGCATCAATACGCTCTATGTCCGTATTATTTTTTGGTGTTCCTCCACAATTAAAAAGAGATAATGCGCTAAAAACAGTTAATCCATATCTTAAAAATCGCATATGATTTAGCATTGATTTTCACCCACAGTTGTTTTTTTTTCTTTCATAATCATTTTTTTAATTGAAAAATTGGATTTATTAAATAAGAGACGGAAGAAAAATAAATGATATAACTTTTGATTCGCTAAAATTTTCAAAGCAACTGACAGAAAGGAAGTTGTGTGAAAATATTCGCAAATCTTTGAAAAAAGTTGTATCATTTATTTGCCGTCAAACTACTAAGTTTTAAAAGTTTATTCTACCCCTGGGCCACATAATTCATCACAAAACTCTTGATTCTGAGGTTCACAGATGCCAGGACCATAATCACAACGTACTACAAAAAGCCCGCACCAGCAGTTCCTAATTGTGGTATGCTCGATAACTTGAGCGTTTAGGATTGTGCTTGCTGCGAAGTAAAGAACCAAAACTAACGAAACTGGTTTCCATCTTTTTTCCATAAAATCTTCATTTAAGAATGATTAAAAATTGTCTTTGTTCTGTTCCTTGCTAGTCAAAGAGGTAAATTTCCGCCTTACCCCTTTGACTTTTGACTAGCAAATATTTTAAATTCAGGATTTTTTTTTAGAGATGAATTCATTGATCTTTCACATGTGCAAATATGATAATTGGATTGTCTTCCATTTTTGTTTTTCCGCTGAGTGCCTTCAACTTTTCATAATTTGACTTTACGCTTGCACTTGCCATCTCAATTTTTGCAGATGATAAGCTAGCCAGATGGTCTTTTAGTTCATGAGGCCAAATAAAGAAGACAAGATCTTGATTGTATACACTAGCCAGATAAAATAAACTAGGTCCTAGGTCATAGTCATTGGGAGATGTATTTCCATATACGGAATGTGCAATCTTTACCTCCTTTGTCGAGGGATTGTAGATACAGAAATATAGTTTTTGCTTTAGAAAGCAACTAAAGAAAATACTTTTGCCTATATAACTGATTATTCTCAAGTTATGAATTTTACCACATTCATTCATTAGTAGCACACCTTCGTAGCTTCCTAAAAGACGCTTCAATTTTTCTTCCAATTCTCTATCTATCCAATCCTTTCCAAAATCAATCTTATATTCAGGAATAAAACTCCTTGGTTTTTTATTGAAAGAATAAATCATATTAGCAAAAGGGAGAGAGAATAAAAACCTACTATTCTTGTCTTCAAAAGAAAAACTGAACCGCTCAAGACTAGAAGATTCCAAATATGTCGGAATAGGCAGATACGATTCCTTAATCCCATTTTTCAAGTTAACAACGTTAACGTTATGTCCATTTTTATCCGTAATGGTATTGCTTGCATACAGCACATATTCATCCTCCGCTAACTTTACAAATTCTTGGTACTGGCTTTGCAGCGGTATATCTTTAATATAATTTCCATCAATCCCATAAATAATTATCTTACCCTGGGTATGATCCAACAACTCGATAGTTTTACCATCATTATTTATCCAAAAATCAAATACGCCCAAAAACTTTCCTGGCCCTTGTTCAGGATTGATTATAGTACCTTTTAGAATACCATTTCTAGCAAATACATATAGCTTTCTATTAAGGTTTTGGTCTTCTAATATTACAATGTAGTCCAGTGAAATCCTGATCTTGCTTATGTCACTAATATAGTTTCCCACACCCGCCGATAGTGGAATATAAGTAATTTCAGAAAACCATTCTGTCATTATTAAAGGCGTTGATGTACTAATATCTGCTTGAATAATAGTTGATTCATTACTTTCATAGCCACAGGAAAAAATTAGAA from Saprospiraceae bacterium encodes:
- the istA gene encoding IS21 family transposase is translated as MDQVKSIIKNYLSTRSIKATARQLKISKNTVREYLRRSQAYTEDIGQLLLLDDDQLKVILYGTHTPSQTDRSATLSQQQDYWIKELRRVGVTRQLLWEEYRVEHPDGYGYSQFCEYLKRGIGRKDLTLSLNHVPGQELMVDFSGKKLEWVDLSTGQVHSCEVLVAVFPHSHYAFVIALASQQLAHFVHGLNQALSFFGGLPQVLLSDNLKSYVTRADRYEPTFTQLCEQLAAHYQLDLQATRVGKPKDKASVENAVGVVYNRIYGPLRNEVFSSLAALNEGIREQLDRHNAKAYQKKEGSRQSIFQTYERPQMRDLPSDLFEIKKITRAKIQLNYHVFIGEEKNFYSVPCQYVGQQAQIIYTPKVVEVFLNSERIALHQRLEGRGSYHYQTQEQHMPKHHQEWKKSLGYDAEYFLTQAKLIGPATHWAIQLVLVSRIHQEQSYNSCKGILHLTKKYSKERLEQAALRCQKVSRVSYNMLKRILLLELDQVEEQPAQLKLPLHDNIRGPQQYQ
- the istB gene encoding IS21-like element helper ATPase IstB, whose protein sequence is MKNVSLQRMKQLKLIGMANAYEAILGLPINQQPEAHQLLATLLDAEHDNRSNKKMQMFVRLSKLRYQATLPDIDCDQQRNLSKEKLLKLADCSYIQRGENILITGATGCGKSYLACALGHQACVLGHRTLYFNMNRLTEQIALARTDGSLLKWLDRIKKAALIIFDDFGLQPITPAIKLILLQILEDRYEAAATLICSQLPVNKWYEYFDEPTLADAILDRIIPKAHRIDLKGNSLRKPAKSLS
- a CDS encoding Rpn family recombination-promoting nuclease/putative transposase; its protein translation is MSKKRLSHDAFFKLAFSDIDISREYIKHFLPERLVASLQLAKLKLSNQSFVTPKLKQYYSDLVYQCLTNEGKPIEVALLFEHKNDIPIYPHIQLLRYQLEYWENQFKQKKGLTPIIPIVVYQGKQKWTKRPFKNYFLTESDVFHPFIPSFDYCLTDINQIPDGELMALTADLLSSILLLMKSIKSQPEQHFTQILMNMENKIGDHTKRNLIEGMIVYFLQNAEICIFGNV
- a CDS encoding efflux RND transporter permease subunit, which translates into the protein MLSFLLRRPIAVLMSFLGLLILGVWVIRLLPISLLPDIPIPRISVQLSYSDLAAQELEDHIVKPLRNQLLQVNQLSDIESKTRNGQATILLDFEFGTNTDLAFIEVNEKIDLIASQLPRDMERPRVIKANIADIPVFSLSMVPKETGREVELATVARQLIKRRIEQLAEVAFVDMSGLQQPEIVVQPDLAKLQAMGWSTDDLAQAIRDNELELGNVLIQDGQYQFNIRFPSGLQSVEDIRKVFLRKEGTLLQLQDIALVELRVQAPRGKYLFNGKEAIVFTIRKQANARLFDLKQNFAVLLADLEQNYPQLHFELSNDQSELLQVSIDNLLNSLRYGAFFAFIILFLFFREWRAPVLIGLAIPVALVVAMFGLYLAEISINTISLAGLILGVGLMIDNSIIVIENIRQFRAAGNSLMDACVEGTNEVIRPLISSALTTCSVFLPLIFLSGIAGGLFYDQALSITIALGASLLVAYILLPTLVHLLEPSKAPMPLAEGKTEGSRTTLFARSVDLVLRFRWLFLFLVLSATIGVYVGLKDLRRERFPLLSRQGYTLGLDWNENISLSENERRVKELLSVLAEELSASQVYLGEQQFLLAQDNQGINEAAVMLYTATSATSMADKITTHIKQNYPTANATIAPIKTLFDEIFGEPAAPLSVYLQMASTAGIPVPSTVQFLLDSLEKQGITYRLPPLQTQYFVQILLEEALRYGVSYQAIYSQLQILFNQHHISTLKVADQYIPIQLSTPATGFFDLIAQTSVSNQKGETVPLSIFLDIQRGEAYKEIWAGRGGAAYPIALDQYSAKLLQDIKQWIGKSGQLSAHFAGQVFEDERLIKELMGVFLISLMLLYLILAAQFESLLQPIIVLLTIPIAIGGAGIALWFSGESLNIVSLTGVIVMSGIMVNDAILKVDMMNRLLVANGDLGMAIHGAGQRRIRPILMTSLTTILALIPVLFSIGLGAELQRPLAYTVIGGLALGTWASLYVVPVLYHFFSRKN
- a CDS encoding efflux RND transporter periplasmic adaptor subunit, whose protein sequence is MTVAYSMIKLILPLLLASCLASCGPEAAQEMPAEANNPLPQTPPIEVKIAPVQKKAFPLRVITTGTLQASRQTPITIETAGQIAEMQLQEGAFVQKGALLLRLEDQEHHLKLEQSYLTLDEADVNKKDLLLSNGGQAEVDTSVSPEKLKLILTLSGYDRAKHAIQLATLELAKTKVFAPFSGVIANVKVKPYQRLNAGEELCTLIDPTSFEVSFKLLETEALQVKLGQALLIQPIALPEGQLTAAINAINPIVDEQGLVSLRARLSSASIRLFEGQNVKVILEQQVPQQLIIPKTAVVLRSNKAVVFSYEQATNLAKWHYVTIGHENDESVTITEGLEGHETIIYSGNLNLDHDALVKVMEK
- a CDS encoding 6-bladed beta-propeller; the encoded protein is MRFLRYGLTVFSALSLFNCGGTPKNNTDIERIDAFSVKARAINLTEIADSIRYIQLQAPDLDSYISNDWIDVSFIGDNIYIYQDADVYETLFHFSNTGEYISRINTPGEGPGKIVSGNDYLIDAENEFVEILDNYQRKIVTFDINTGEIVKEIATPQPFRKFKKSENNYLFFMGNGVDSPDTSGYYNLFLTDFEYNILQKEEPIPPYLLDYRIKDYNFSNNFKEEYLFKSFLSNKIYSYKEGALALKYIIDFGPNWVNQAVLSQLSMNNERGQRRKLLYDNKDHIYHIVNVLQTSKYVIFTYWFKEEFNWAFYDKETKKIAIYDNKYNNLDYGPVGQDRFLPITAYEDYLVFIIPSEDVKYHFESMIRNNSQEEIGKRRNTSMFSIFEKTVANLKEYDNPVLALVKLK
- a CDS encoding 6-bladed beta-propeller; this encodes MMILSDCFPGKSPSFNYLIRPSCWRKLSKIAKSELQLNQNSSYKKTNLIKLTTTMLKLNHIFLLMLSFLIFSCGYESNESTIIQADISTSTPLIMTEWFSEITYIPLSAGVGNYISDISKIRISLDYIVILEDQNLNRKLYVFARNGILKGTIINPEQGPGKFLGVFDFWINNDGKTIELLDHTQGKIIIYGIDGNYIKDIPLQSQYQEFVKLAEDEYVLYASNTITDKNGHNVNVVNLKNGIKESYLPIPTYLESSSLERFSFSFEDKNSRFLFSLPFANMIYSFNKKPRSFIPEYKIDFGKDWIDRELEEKLKRLLGSYEGVLLMNECGKIHNLRIISYIGKSIFFSCFLKQKLYFCIYNPSTKEVKIAHSVYGNTSPNDYDLGPSLFYLASVYNQDLVFFIWPHELKDHLASLSSAKIEMASASVKSNYEKLKALSGKTKMEDNPIIIFAHVKDQ